A window of Exiguobacterium sp. FSL W8-0210 genomic DNA:
TATTCTCACATACTGTAATCATCCAGTTTTTTTAGATAAAACAAGAAACTCCACATTCTGGTACGAACACTGGTTTAATAAATCCTTAAGCTGGGGAAATTAAAGAAGTGTCAGAAACATATAATTTTATTTTAGGTGAAGGAGTGTGAAAAGATGAATAACATTTGGAACGGAACGTCGTTGAACCTGAACGGCATTCTCGGATCACTCGGCAACTTGCTTGGAGCGATCATCGTCTTTTTAATTGGATGGCTCATTGCTAAGCTGATTGCGAATGGGATTCAAAAAGCGTTAGAGAAATCTGGGGTCGTCAACAAGTTATCGCCTCAAAAAGAAGGGGCGCCACCAAAGAAGAAAAAGTGGACACCTGAAAAAATTATCGGGACTGTCGTCTTTTGGATTCTCATGGTCTTCGTCCTGATCTTGGTCTTCAATATCCTTAATCTGAACATCATTGCGGGACCACTTGCGGATACGATGAGTACATTGCTCGCGGCAATACCGAATATCCTGAAAGCAGCCCTCATCCTCCTCTTAGCATATGTCATCGCGGTCGTTCTCCGCATGATCATCGTCAAAGCAGGTACGAAGCTGATGGCGAACGACAAAGTACGTTCGAACAAGATGCTTCAAGGTCAGACAGATCTTTCAGCTTATCCAAAAATCGCAGGGGAAATCGTCTTCTACCTCGTCTTGCTTCTGTTCCTACCAGGTGTACTTGGTGCGTTGAACATTGAGAGTGTCTCACAACCGTTTAGCCAATTATTATCGTCATTCCTTGGATTCATTCCACGCTTGATTGCTGCGGCAGCCATCTTCTTCGTTGGCTTCCTCGTAGCGAAAATCGTCCGCGATATCGTGACGAATTTCCTTCATGCTGTTGGAACGGATAAATTTGCATCTCGCTTCAATCTTGGTTCAAATGATCAAAAAGATTCGAAATCACTGTCGTCGATTCTTGGAACAGTCGTCTTCATCTTGATTCTGATTCCAATCACGATTTCAGCACTTGATCAATTAAATATTAAAGGAATTACAGGACCAGCGATCAACATGTTGAACGATGTCCTAGGTATGATTCCGAATATCATTGTCGGTGTCGTTCTGATTCTTGTCGGTCTTTATGTCGGACGTTTCATCAAGAAATTCGTTACGGATCTCCTGTCACGTCTTGGATTCAACAATCTAACACGTCACTTGAAAATCGGGACGTGGGATGCGAACCAAGCGTCTACATCACCAGCTTCCATCGTTGGTGCACTCGTTGAGATCGTCATCGTCGTTCTCTTCGTCGTCGAAGCCTTCAACTTGATTGGTCTTGATTTCATGGTCGACCTCGGTCGTGCCGTCCTTGCTTTCTTGCCAAGCGTCTTGACAGCGATCATCATTCTCGCGATTGGGATCATCGTCAGCAACCTTGTCAAACGTACGATGGACAGCCTGTTCGGTAACTCTGAACTGAAAGTCCTCTCAATCGTTGCGAAGTATGCGATTCTTGCACTTGCTGTCTTCATGGCACTTGATCAATTGGGTGTTGCGGATACAATCGTCAACTCAGCCTTCATCTTGATCCTTGGAGCACTTGCGCTTGCTTTCGGTCTTGCCTTTGGTCTCGGTGGACGTGATAATGCATCGCGTTACCTCGATCGTCTGCAAAAGAAAGCAGATAACACGGAAGTCGACACATCGAATCTTCCAAGTAAGTCTGCATCGACTTCTTCTTCACCAAGCTTGAAAGATGCAGCAAAAGGTGCTGCGTCACAAGCAGCGGATGATGTCACACCAGATCGTGCACCACGTTCAGCGCGTTCATCTTCAACAGATGAAACGACACATGGTACACCAAAAGGTGCGTTGCCAGAAAATGATTTAGCACAACAAGATGATTATCCGATTGACCCAAATGATCATAAAGGTCCAAACCTCGATCACCCTAATGATCGTCCGTAATGAGAATACGCCCTTTCCTCTAACTTTAGGGGAAAGGGTGTTTTCGCGTTGATGCATCAAAGCGTTGTCGTATTTTCACAAAAGTGGTTTGACTACTTTGTGAAAAAATACAGAAAAAAAGACTTATCGAACCTGACATCGTTTGTTATGATTAGAAAGTCAATTACCTCAATGATTTGAATATTCAGAAAAATAGAAAATTTCGGAGGATGAAACATGAGTTTGCTTCGCAAGAAAGATGCCAGTGTAATGATGGATATGAAACAACATTCCAAACTGGCACGTCATTTATCAGGGTTTGACCTTATTTTACTTGGAATCGGTGCCATCATCGGAACCGGAATTTTTGTTCTAACAGGAACGGGTGCTCTTTACGCTGGACCAGCTTTACCGATCTCATTCATTATTTCTGCAGTCGTCTGTGCACTCGCAGCCCTTTGTTATGCTGAATTCTCGTCGATGATTCCTGTTTCAGGTAGTGTATATACGTATACATACGCAACGATCGGGGAACTTGTCGCCTGGATCATCGGGTGGTGTTTGATCTTAGAATATGGACTCGCTTCAAGTGCCGTTGCAACTGGCTGGTCAGGATATTTCCAGTCGCTCTTAGCAGGTTTCGGCGTCCATTTACCGACGGCTTTAACAGCTGCGCCAGGAGCTGTACCGGGAAGCGAGACATTCTTTAACTTACCGGCATTCTTGATTTTAATGGTCATCACGCTCTTGCTTTCGCTTGGCATTAAAGAAACAAAACGCGTCAACAATGTCATGGTACTCGTCAAAGTTGCCGTCGTTGTTCTTTTCATCGTCGTCGGGATTTGGTATGTCGAACCAGGCAACTATAAACCATTTGCTCCGTTTGGTATGAGTGGGATCTTACAAGCTTCGGCGATTGCCTTCTTTGCGTACCTTGGGTTCGATGCGGTTACATCAGCGGCAGAAGAAGTCAAAAACCCAGGACGTAACTTACCAATCGGAATCTTGGGATCGCTTGCGATCGTTACCGTTCTATACGTCGTCGTTTCGGCTATCATGGTCGGAATCGTTCCATTCAAACAGTTCGAGGGTGTCGATAGTCCCGTATCGCTTGCGTTAAAAGTCGCAGGTCAAGACTGGGTTGCTGGATTTGTTGACTTGGGTGCCATCGTTGGTATGACGACGGTCATCCTTGTTATGACATTTGGTCTTATTCGTCTCTTGTTCGCGATGAGCCGTGACGGACTTTTACCGAAAGTCTTCTCGGATGTTAATGAAAAATCACACACACCGGTCAAAGCGACATGGATTCTCGGAACAATCGCTGGTTTGATTGCTGGATTCGTGCCACTCGGTACACTTGCTGAATTGATCAACATCGGAACACTGGCAGCATTCGCGCTCATCTCAATCGCAGTCATCATTCTGCGCCGGACGCGTCCTGATTTGAAGCGTGCCTTTAAAGTTCCGTTCGTACCAGTCTTACCGATTCTATCAGTCCTCGCTTGTATCATGTTGATGGTCAACTTACAGAAATTCACATGGATTGCCTTCTTCGTTTGGACAGCAATCGGACTGCTTGTTTACTTTGGTTACGGACGTAGCCGTTCTAAAATTCAATAAGTAGGGCACCCTTGGCGACAAGGGTGTTTTTGTGTGCAGGAAATGAGGCGAACGAAAGCGAAACAGCTCAGTGGAAAAGGAGGTTTTTCGATGATTCATATTCAACGCGTGCCTGACGTAAAAACAGCATATCAAACGATGCAGGATGGATTTCAAGATTATCTGATTCCGCTGCACTTATCAGAAGCAGAGTTTCAGAAGCGAATTCTCGAGCGAGACGGAAACCAGTTGGAACATTCGTTTATTGCCTACCATGGAGAAAAACCGGTTGGTCTTTGGCTGAACGGTTGGAAGGAAATCGATGGTCAACGCATCATGCGGTGTGGAGGGCTGGGAATTTCACCGCAGTATCGACGACTTGGCATTGCAAAAGCCTTGTATCAAGCGCAACTGAGCCACGCTAAGGAAATCGGAATGGATGAACTGATGCTTGAAGTCATTCAAGGGAACGATCCGGCGATTCGATTGTATCAATCGCTTCACTACAAGATTGTTGGAGAAATTGGATATTTTCATTTAACCGATGAACATCAAAAATCCGCTTTGCCAGCGATCGAAGAAACAGAGTTCTTAAAACAGTATCATGGACAAGGAGAATACATCTGGCAACAAGATCCTCATGTCATGCAATATTTGCAGGCGAATTATTATCAACTCGAGGAAAGTGTCGTCGCTGTAGCGGAGGCTGCTTTATTGTCGATCGTCGGTCCAACAGAACATAAAGCAAAGCATGCGACAGAAGTCGTCCGCCATTTACCGGGAACGACCTATCATTATCAATCGACAGATGTACAAGTGTGGGAAGCATTACGTTCTGAAGGATGGATACAACGGGATTTGCAGCAATACATCATGCGTCAGTCACTATAATAAAAACGCCGCTATACTTCAGCGGCGTTTTTTGTAGTCTTCAATCATTCGAGCGTGAGAACCGACCAAGTGATCGGGTAAGTCGTCTAGCGAAACGAACTGAAGTTTGATGCTTTCGTCACTTTGCTTTAACGTTCCGATCGGATGTTCACCGATATAGGCGAGAGTGACGCTTTGAAAGACGTCTCCGTTCGCTAAGGTCGTCACGTATTGCGGACCGGAGTAGACATCGAGTAACGTCAATCGTTCGACTTCCAGTCCAGTCTCTTCGAGGAGTTCCCGACAAGCGGTCTCTTCCGGTGATTCCGCCCATTCCATTAATCCACCTGGCAAACCGAAGCGAGCTTGTGCTTCGTTCCGTTGTTCCAGCAGAATGTGTTCATGTTGCACGACGAGGACAACGGAACCGACGAGAATGACCGGATCGTGACCGATTTTTCGACGTAACTGTTCGACATAATTCATTTCAATACTCCTTGGTGAAACGGACAACCCGTCACAGGCGCTGTCTGTGTTGGTTTTGGAAAGAAGTTCGGTCGTTTGATTTCTGGGTCGTAATCTTTATGGAACATATGCGTCGTTGCACCACTCATCGGTGGTACGAGCCAGGACCATTCTCCGGTGACATCACGACCGCATGCCGCTTCATTTTTTTCGAAACGAGCGAACTGTTTCGCAGCGGTATGGTGATCGACGATCGTAACACCAGCGCGTTCAAAAGATTCGAGTACGGCGACGTTCAGTTCGACGAGCGCTCGGTCTTTCCAGAGTGAACGTTCACGCGATGTGTTCAGACCGAGTTGCGTCGCGACGAGCGGCAACAGATCGTAACGATCCGTATCGGCGAGGTTACGAGCGCCGATTTCTGTTCCCATATACCAACCGTTGAACGGGGCACACGGATAAACAATACCGCCAATCTCAAGCTGCATATCAGCAATCATCGGTACGGCATACCAGCGGACTTCGCGACCATCAAACAGGTCATAGTCAGGATGTGTGATGCTGACTTCGAGCACGAGCTCGTCTGGAATCGGATGCAGACTACGTTGTCCATCGAGTTCAATCAAGAGAGGCAGGATGTCAAACGGTGTTTTTGCCCCTGTCCAGCCAAGTGCTTCACATTGTCGTGTCAGTTGGACAGAAGCCGGATCGCCGATGATTCCTGTTGCAGTCTCATAACCAGCGTAGCGAATCAGTTGGTGATTATGCAGCCGCACACGTGTCGGATGAAAAATCGTGATCGTCGAGCGAATTCGTCCTTCATTCGTCGCGAACCGGATATGCTCAAATAACGCGTCGCGGACCGCTTCGACGGTCAACGCATCTCGCGCGTCAAAGACATGAAGTTGCTCCCAAAAGAGGCGTCCCACACATCGGTTACTGTTGCGCCAAGCGAGCTTAGCACCGAATGCGAGCTCGGAAGCCGTCTGTTCATATGTTCCTGTCGTTTGAATCGAACGGATGACTTCTTGCTGACGTCCGGACATTTCGGGGTATTGCTCTATATAAGAAGTAAAGAAGCGTTCTGCTTCGGATTGAATGAATGGGTCCACGAATCGAAATCCTTTCTGAAAAACAAGCACGATACAATCTCTGTTCCTAGTGTACCCCGCGAAGAAACGAAGCGCCAAACTTGAATGATGTATAAGGCTGTTATAAGTTCAAAAGACTCCCAAAAGTTTAAAGAAGTTATGAAATGGGGGATAGTGTAGAGAATGAGTTGAAAGTGAGGAAATTTGTATGTCTTTAATCAAACCTGTATTTGCCCGTTTTTTTGGTGAAGCCTTTTTTGATAAATCAGCTCAGCTCGCCTATTATCTGATGTTGTCCTTATTCCCATTCTTATTATTTGTGGTTGGGATCGTCTCGTTCTTACCGTTTACGTCGGAAAACGTGCTGGATTTGATTCGACCATTTGCTCCAGCAGAAACGTACGACTTGATTCAGCGGAACGTCGTCGGAATCTTTGATCAAGGCGGCTTTAAGCTTGCCTCGATCAGTTTCATCGCCGCTTTTTGGCTTGCTTCGATGTCGGTCCAGTCACTTGTCCGCTCGCTAAATGATGCGCTCGAAGTGACACGGAAAGCACCGTTTTGGCGCGGACTGTTACAAGACTTCGCCTTTACAATCGGGATGATGATCATCTTACCGATTTCGTTGATTGTTCCGATTTCAGAGAAACTAACACGACGTTTCATCAACCACTTTGCGATTGTCGCTGATTTCGTGACGAACTACTCTTGGATTTGGTTCTTATTCCGCTGGGGAATCGGGACATTGTTCTTACTTGTCTTTTTCATCTTATTGTATCGGATCCTACCGAGTGTCCATTTGACGGTTCGTCAGGTACTTCCCGGGGCGATCTTCGCAACGATTGCTTGGCAAGTCGTTTCGGAATTCTTCTCTTACTACGCTGAGTTTGGGAGTTACGACCGTCTTTACGGTCAGCTTGCCGGAATCATCGTCTTGATGACATGGTTCTATTTATCGGCTGTTGTTTTGATGTTAGGGGGACTGATGAATGCGGAACGCATGCGTCAGAAAAAAGAAGCAAAAATCATGAAGCCGCAAAAAATCAAAGAAGAGAGCGTACGTTAACGATTGAGCACGAATAAAAGCAGCTGACGGTGTGTCAGCTGTTTTTTATTAAAAACATATATCTTAGTATGATCATAGGAAGAGATAAATGAATGTGCTTCATTTAAGCACATGCTACGACAAGCCAGCAACAGCGCGGTACAGTTAGATAAAAGAACATCCAATCGACGTCACGTGACGTAAGCCAAATAAAGGAGGCGAAGGGAGATGAAGAAACGAATGTGGACAGTTTTATCCGTCATTGGTCTCATCGTCGTCATGGTCGGGGGATACTTCGTGTTCCAGCAACAGCAGGCAAAATCAAGTGGTAGTAAGGAATTGAGTTATCAACCGGAAGAGACGGCAATCTTAGCTGGAGGATGCTTCTGGTGTATGGAGCCACCGTTTGAGGAGTTAAAAGGAGTTAAATCGGTCATTTCCGGTTACACGGGTGGTGATGTCGAAAATCCGACATACAATCAAGTATCGGCGGAGACGACAGGGCATCGGGAAGCGGTGTTAATCACGTTTGACCCAAACGTCATCTCATATAAACAATTACTCGATGTCTACTGGCGTCAGATTGACCCGACAGATGCAAACGGTCAGTTCGTCGACCGAGGGGAATCGTACACGACAGCGATTTTCTACACGAATGAAACACAAAAAGAAATTGCAACGCAATCGAAACAGGATTTAGAGAAACAACAGGTTTTTGATAATAAAATTGTCACACCATTGATTGCAGCAGGTCCTTTTTACGAAGCGGAGGCATACCATCAGGATTATTATTTAACGAATGAGAAAAAATATAAGTTTTATCGGGCAGCTTCTGGACGCGATGACTTTATCAATCGCTACTGGAACGATCAACCAAAACTTAACCTTCCAACGTATCCAAAATTATCAGACGCAGAAATTAAAAAGAAACTAACCGCAATCCAGTACGAGGTGACACAAGAAGATGGGACAGAGCCGGCATTTGATAATCCGTATCAGGACTTAAAGGCAGACGGGATCTACG
This region includes:
- a CDS encoding mechanosensitive ion channel; protein product: MNNIWNGTSLNLNGILGSLGNLLGAIIVFLIGWLIAKLIANGIQKALEKSGVVNKLSPQKEGAPPKKKKWTPEKIIGTVVFWILMVFVLILVFNILNLNIIAGPLADTMSTLLAAIPNILKAALILLLAYVIAVVLRMIIVKAGTKLMANDKVRSNKMLQGQTDLSAYPKIAGEIVFYLVLLLFLPGVLGALNIESVSQPFSQLLSSFLGFIPRLIAAAAIFFVGFLVAKIVRDIVTNFLHAVGTDKFASRFNLGSNDQKDSKSLSSILGTVVFILILIPITISALDQLNIKGITGPAINMLNDVLGMIPNIIVGVVLILVGLYVGRFIKKFVTDLLSRLGFNNLTRHLKIGTWDANQASTSPASIVGALVEIVIVVLFVVEAFNLIGLDFMVDLGRAVLAFLPSVLTAIIILAIGIIVSNLVKRTMDSLFGNSELKVLSIVAKYAILALAVFMALDQLGVADTIVNSAFILILGALALAFGLAFGLGGRDNASRYLDRLQKKADNTEVDTSNLPSKSASTSSSPSLKDAAKGAASQAADDVTPDRAPRSARSSSTDETTHGTPKGALPENDLAQQDDYPIDPNDHKGPNLDHPNDRP
- a CDS encoding amino acid permease, with the translated sequence MSLLRKKDASVMMDMKQHSKLARHLSGFDLILLGIGAIIGTGIFVLTGTGALYAGPALPISFIISAVVCALAALCYAEFSSMIPVSGSVYTYTYATIGELVAWIIGWCLILEYGLASSAVATGWSGYFQSLLAGFGVHLPTALTAAPGAVPGSETFFNLPAFLILMVITLLLSLGIKETKRVNNVMVLVKVAVVVLFIVVGIWYVEPGNYKPFAPFGMSGILQASAIAFFAYLGFDAVTSAAEEVKNPGRNLPIGILGSLAIVTVLYVVVSAIMVGIVPFKQFEGVDSPVSLALKVAGQDWVAGFVDLGAIVGMTTVILVMTFGLIRLLFAMSRDGLLPKVFSDVNEKSHTPVKATWILGTIAGLIAGFVPLGTLAELINIGTLAAFALISIAVIILRRTRPDLKRAFKVPFVPVLPILSVLACIMLMVNLQKFTWIAFFVWTAIGLLVYFGYGRSRSKIQ
- a CDS encoding GNAT family N-acetyltransferase, with translation MIHIQRVPDVKTAYQTMQDGFQDYLIPLHLSEAEFQKRILERDGNQLEHSFIAYHGEKPVGLWLNGWKEIDGQRIMRCGGLGISPQYRRLGIAKALYQAQLSHAKEIGMDELMLEVIQGNDPAIRLYQSLHYKIVGEIGYFHLTDEHQKSALPAIEETEFLKQYHGQGEYIWQQDPHVMQYLQANYYQLEESVVAVAEAALLSIVGPTEHKAKHATEVVRHLPGTTYHYQSTDVQVWEALRSEGWIQRDLQQYIMRQSL
- a CDS encoding NUDIX hydrolase, which produces MNYVEQLRRKIGHDPVILVGSVVLVVQHEHILLEQRNEAQARFGLPGGLMEWAESPEETACRELLEETGLEVERLTLLDVYSGPQYVTTLANGDVFQSVTLAYIGEHPIGTLKQSDESIKLQFVSLDDLPDHLVGSHARMIEDYKKRR
- a CDS encoding nitric oxide synthase oxygenase, with translation MDPFIQSEAERFFTSYIEQYPEMSGRQQEVIRSIQTTGTYEQTASELAFGAKLAWRNSNRCVGRLFWEQLHVFDARDALTVEAVRDALFEHIRFATNEGRIRSTITIFHPTRVRLHNHQLIRYAGYETATGIIGDPASVQLTRQCEALGWTGAKTPFDILPLLIELDGQRSLHPIPDELVLEVSITHPDYDLFDGREVRWYAVPMIADMQLEIGGIVYPCAPFNGWYMGTEIGARNLADTDRYDLLPLVATQLGLNTSRERSLWKDRALVELNVAVLESFERAGVTIVDHHTAAKQFARFEKNEAACGRDVTGEWSWLVPPMSGATTHMFHKDYDPEIKRPNFFPKPTQTAPVTGCPFHQGVLK
- a CDS encoding YihY/virulence factor BrkB family protein, whose product is MSLIKPVFARFFGEAFFDKSAQLAYYLMLSLFPFLLFVVGIVSFLPFTSENVLDLIRPFAPAETYDLIQRNVVGIFDQGGFKLASISFIAAFWLASMSVQSLVRSLNDALEVTRKAPFWRGLLQDFAFTIGMMIILPISLIVPISEKLTRRFINHFAIVADFVTNYSWIWFLFRWGIGTLFLLVFFILLYRILPSVHLTVRQVLPGAIFATIAWQVVSEFFSYYAEFGSYDRLYGQLAGIIVLMTWFYLSAVVLMLGGLMNAERMRQKKEAKIMKPQKIKEESVR
- the msrB gene encoding peptide-methionine (R)-S-oxide reductase MsrB, which translates into the protein MKKRMWTVLSVIGLIVVMVGGYFVFQQQQAKSSGSKELSYQPEETAILAGGCFWCMEPPFEELKGVKSVISGYTGGDVENPTYNQVSAETTGHREAVLITFDPNVISYKQLLDVYWRQIDPTDANGQFVDRGESYTTAIFYTNETQKEIATQSKQDLEKQQVFDNKIVTPLIAAGPFYEAEAYHQDYYLTNEKKYKFYRAASGRDDFINRYWNDQPKLNLPTYPKLSDAEIKKKLTAIQYEVTQEDGTEPAFDNPYQDLKADGIYVDLISGEPLFSSNDKYDSKTGWPSFTKPLEPGNIIEKSDFSIGMKRMEVRSRHGNAHLGHVFSDGPKPTGLRYCMNSAALRFIPKEELKQEGYSEYVADFK